AAGCAGCTCATGGTGCACATCAATTCCATCGGCTGCAAAAATTGCCGCCCGAATTACCGTAAAAAACTCACCGACTACTATACCGGACGCGGTGGAAATACTAATAAGGAAAAATTGATTTGTAAGGACTGTCGCCGTCGGCTGGAAACAAACCCGTTGCGTTTGTTGGATTGCAAAGTGTCCGGGTGCATTGAGCTCAAAAAGGACGCCCCCGTTATGCTGGATCAGCTCTGCAGTTTTTGCAAAAACCATTTCAAGAACGTTTTGGAATATGTGGAAGAGCTGAAGATTCCGTATACGCTGGATCACGCTCTTGTCCGCGGTTTGGATTACTATAACCGCACCGTGTTTGAAATCTTTACAGAAGGTGAGGCGCCGGCTGATCCGAAAGCCGAAGGGGCTCTGAAGGGCGTGCCGCGAAAATTTGACTTTGCCTTGGCGGGCGGCGGACGGTTTGATTATCTTGCCGAAATGATCGGCGGCAGGCCTACGTCCGCGGTTGGTGGCGCGGTGGGACTTGACCGCCTCATTGAAGTCATGAAGGCATTTGGCACGGCTCCGCTCCGTACGATAGAAAAAGTATTTTTGATTCACATCGGCGACCTCGCGAAGAAAAAAAGTTTGGCGATTATTGAACTGCTTCACCATGAGGGCATCACCACCGCCGAAACATTGGGCAAGGAATCGTTGAAGGCCCAGCTCCGTTCCGCGGACAAAGGCGGCGCTCCGATGGCACTTATCTTCGGACAGAAAGAAGCGTTGGAGGGATCCATTATCATCAGAGATCTCCGCACCGGCGCGCAAGAAACCGTGCCGCTTCATAAAATGGCGGGGGAAGTGAAGCGCCGGTTGAAATAGGACGTATACGTCCTGTAGGACCTATTGGTCGTATATGAACTGTCTCTTCTGCAACATCGCAACCAAAGAAATTTCCGCGCGCATTGTTTATGAAGACGATGCAACGCTCGCGTTTCTGGACATTCATCCGCGGACGATGGGGCACACGGTCATCATTCCCAAAACGCATACCGAAAATATCGTGATGGCACCGGAGGCGCTCATCACCCCGACCTTTTTGACAGTGAAGAAGATAACTGTTATGCTTCAACACACGTTGAGCCCCAAAGGATTCACTATCGGCATCAATCACGGGCGGATCAGCGGGCAGGCGGTGGATCACTTGCACGTGCATGTTATCCCGCGCTACGAGGGGGACGGCGGCGGTTCAATCCATAGCGTCGTCAACTACTCTTCACTATTATCATTAGACGAGGTCGCAGCAAAAATTAAGCAGAATTAATAATACTATGTCTGTCGAAGTACGTAAAAAAGAAGGGGAGTCCGCGAGCAGCTTGCTCTACCGCTTTACAAAAAAAGTGCAGCAGAGTGGCGTATTAAAAGAAGCAAAGAAGCGTCGATTCCATAAGCGCGCTCAGAGCGGTTTGAAGCGCAAGCTTTCCGCCCTGCACCGCGTAGGAAAGAAAGTGGAGATGGATCGGATGCGGAAATTGGGATTGACCCCCGAGAGATAGAGAGGTAGCTTCCTTAGCTTTTAGCTTCATTAGAAGGGAGGTTGTACGGTCTAATGAAGCTAACGAAGCTAACCCAGCTAACCATCTAACGAAGCCATCGTATGTTAAAAGAAAAAATCACCGCGGATATTAAAGAGGCGATGAAATCCGGAGCCGCAGAGCGGCTTGGAGTTTTGCGCATGCTTTCATCCGCTATTGGCAATCGGAAGATTGAAAAGCGCGCGAAGACCGGCAAAGACGAAGATTTGACCGATGATGAGGTTATGGAAGTCATCGGCAAAGAAGCAAAAAAACGCAAAGAATCCATCGCGGTGTTTGTTTCCGGCGGACGGAGCGACCTCGCGGCGCAGGAGGAAAAAGAGCTCGTTATTCTTGGCGCATATCTTCCCGCGCAGATGAGCGAAGCGGATACCGTGGCGGCGGTTACCCGCATTGTTGATGCCGCGCCGGTTAAGGAATTAGGTCCGGTCATGAAGGCGGTGATGGCGGAGCTCAAGGGAAAAGCGGACTCCTCGCTTGTTTCACGTCTTGTAAAAGAGCGGCTTGGAGCGTAATACGTATGCTGCAGATCATACTCACTGCAGAAAAAAAATTTGGACGCTATGCATCGCGCGCTCGCGCGATGTTGCGTTTCTTGGGGCGGCTCGTAAAGGAAAAAGCCGCGGTAGAGGTGCATCTTGTGGGGAACGCGGTGATGAACAAAAATGTGTTGTCTTATGTTTCACCGCGGAAATTTTTTCGTCCGGATATTTCCGGCAAGGCGCTTGGAGAGATTTATTTGAACCCGACCTACATTGCCGCGCACGGCGAAGATGTTGATCTTATGCTTGTGCACGGCTTTTTGCATTTGCTGGGGTATGACCACAAACGGAAAAGTGATAGAATAAAGATGGAAAAGAAAGAAGACGCGTTGTTGAAGCAATTTTACCGGAGCAAAAGTTCGTAGAAATTTTTATGAAATCGCGATTCATCGTCGGGTTGGACATCGGATCGCTCGCCATCAAAGCTGCCGTGCTCGAACAAAAGAGCGACGGTAGCTTAGTGTTGCAATACGCGACTAAAGCTCCGGTGGAAGGTATGCGCAAAGGAATGGTGGATGACTTGGGCGCGGTGACGCGGTCGGTCAACGTCGTCTTGGCGGATATTCGGCAAATCCACAAAAACGCGGCAAAACATATTTACCTCAGCATCGGCACGCCGAACGTCCGCGTGCAGATATCTAAGGGAATCGTCGCTGTTTCCCGCGCGGATTTTGAAATTTTTAATGATGACATCGGGCACGCGATTGAAGCGGCGGAGTCCGTGAAGCTTCCGGCGAACCGGATGGTGATTCACACTATCACCGATGAGTTTGTGGTGGATGATGTCGCGGATATCAAGGACCCGTTGGGCATGATCGGGCATCGGCTGGAAGCAAAAAGTATGATTATCGACGCGTTCGCTCCGGCGGTGAAAAATATCACGCGCGCGGTGGAGGTCGCGGGTGGTGGCATCGCGGGTCTTATTTTTGGACCTATCGCCGGCGCGCGGTCGGTGTTCAGTAAAAATCAGCGGGAGCTCGGCACGGTACTTCTTGACATCGGATTCAGCACCACGGGCATCGCGCTGTATCAGGAGCACAAACTGCTACATACGAATATTTTTCCGTATGGCTCTGGCCATATTACCAATGACCTGACGCACGGACTTAAAATTTCCGTGGAAGCCGCGGAGGGAGTGAAGCTTGCCTATGGCGCCGCGTTTGCGAAAGATGTGTCCGTTCGCGAGACTGTGGATATCTCTAAATTTGAGCCGCACGCGCGGGGGAGCATCACTCGGCGATTCATCGCGGACATCGTGGAAGCCCGGCTTGCAGAAATTTTGGAGTTCGTCAATAATGACCTTAAGGCGGTGAATAAGTCCGGTCAGCTTCCCGGGGGCGTGGTGCTTGTGGGTGGCGGGGCAAAAACTCCGGGACTTGTTGACCTTGTCCGACAAGAGTTGCGTTTGCCCACTCGGGTTGGCATTCCGGATCTTTCTATGTTCCAGATTCCCTCTGCGGAGCTTGCCGCCACGGTGGAAGACCCTGAATACGCGTGTGCCCTGGGATTAGTGCTCTGGGGTGTGGATAAGTCCGGCGAAGGAGTGCGCGTAAAGGGAGATGCTTTCGGCTGGTTGAAAAAACTGGTGAGTTACATCGTGCCTTGAACCCATCTCAAAAATCCCTCACAGTCGCGTTCGTAGCGATTTCCTCGCATCCGCTAGGCGCGAGGAGGAGGTTGTAACCTCTGGGTTACGTCGACGACGAGCAACGCCGCGGGGTGAGGAAATCGCACGAACCCGAAGGGATACGGCCAATTCCGGCGATTCCGGCGTCGCTCCTCCTCGGAGTATCAAGAGGATACACCTTCGGTCGTCGCTCCTAGGACTCGCCGGAATTGGCCAGTATCGCGGCGGGAGAGATTTTCGAGATGGGTTCTAAAGTAATCGCAAATAATGCGAATCAGGCTCTTTAATAATGCGAATGGGCGCATCGAAGCCATTTGCATTATTTTTTGCAGGCGTTCATGATGAAAATAATAGGATGCATGAGATAAATAGCCCCTGAGCTTGTCGAAGGGCTACGATATATATGAAGCAAAACGGAAGCAACAAAAAGTCAGCGGCAAAGAACAAGGTCATCCGGCCGAGTTATGCCGCGAATATTAAGGTGGTTGGCGTCGGTGGCGGCGGCTGCAGCGCGGTTTCGCGTATGCGCGACTCAATGGACTTTAAGGGCATTGATTTCATTGCCATCAACACCGATGTGCAGGATTTGGATTATTGCAATGCGAAAAAGCGCATCTATATCGGAAAAAATTTGACGAAAGGTTTGGGCACGGGTATGAATCCGGAGCTTGGTCGTCAGGCGGCGGAAGAAAACCGGTCGGAAATCGTGGAGTCGTTGAAAGGCGCGGATCTTGTGTTCATCACTACCGGCTTAGGCGGAGGCACTGGGTCAGGGGCCTCGCCAGTCATTGCCGAGGCGGCGCGCGAAGCCGGGGCGTTAACCGTTGCGGTGGTCACAAAACCGTTTTCTTTTGAAGGTGTACAGCGGGGACGTATTGCCGGTGAGGCACTCACGAAATTGAAAGAGAAGGTGGACACCTACATCGTTGTTCCAAACGATCGGATTTTCAGCATCATCAGCAAGGACACGCCGATAATGAAGGCGTTTGAAGTGATTGATAATGTGTTGAAGTCCGCTATCTCCGGTATCGCGGAACTCATTGCGATGCACGGGCTCGTGAACGTGGACTTCGCGGACGTGAAAGCGACCATGCAGAATACCGGCGGGGCGGTGGTGACCGTGGGCTATGCCGGCGGGGCGGAGCGCGCCACCAACGCGGTGAACGCGGCTATCAATTCGCCATTGCTTGAAACGTCTATCGAAGGCGCGCGGAGCGTGTTGTTCAGCGTTTCCGGCGGACGGGATTTGCGGATGAATGAAATCAACGACATCGCGAAGGTCATTGTCGGCGCGATTGATCAGAACGCCCGCATTATTTTTGGCGCGTATCACGACAAAAAGCTGAAAGTTGGTCAGCTGAAGGTGACACTCATCGCTACAAACTTCAACGGAGGCGGAGTGCAAAAAGGAGCGGAAACTCCGGCAACCAGCTTGTTCGCGTCAACCGCGGCGGAAATAAAAACCGAGCGGGCCGGACTTGCCGGCGCGACGCTCGCGGCGACGAAAGACATGAAGGACGCGGCGAACGATATGAAAAAAGAGGCGGATAAAAACGCCGCGGTAACGAAAAAGAAATCAAATGAGATTTGGGATATCCCGACGTTTTTGAGGAGGAATAAGAGAGGGGATGTGTAGGGTTTAATTTTGTCATTCCCGCCCTGATCGGGAATCCAGCAATTCTCCCTTTCATACTGTGTGCCGCCGTAGTTTTAACGAAGGAGCAAAGGGAGTGGCTGATAAGCCGGTGAATTTTAAATAGTAAATCCAAAAAGGTGCCCGCGGGCCCGAGGGGATTTAATATTTGTTTTCACCGTGCCCCCCGTCTCCGGACACCCGTCACCCGACCCGCCCTTTTTGACTCCGCGCGGTTTTCGGCGGTAGAATGGAGAAATTAAGATGAAGCAAAAAGAAAACAATTGCGATCGAAAGCGATCCCAAGAGAAAAGAACAAATGGTGGCGCCGGCAACGCGGTTGCTGAAATAAAACCAAGACCATTGATTCTTCTCGCAATTTAATCAAAGGCAGAATCGCGGGGGCGTAGCCCGTCTTAAATGATCAGGATGACCTATCCAAGGAAATTGTATTTAATAGCCCAAATTAAACTTTGGGGTATTCTTTTCGCAATGGTGGTTTTTTTGTATCTTGATCTCCGCTATTTTTTTAGCAACACAAGTTTTACCCTCAAAACCGTTGAACTACTTCTGGCTACGTTCATCGGTTATATTTTTTACCCAATACACTCGGCTTTTCAAAAAAGAGTTGACGAAATTCAAGAAAAAATCTTAATCGAAGCAGGTTCCGCAAAGTTGGGATTCAAGGGGGAAGACAAGGTTGCTGAATGGCTTGAAGAGTCGTTACCGACAGACAAGTATTCAATTTTACGAAACGTTACTTTACCCGAACATAAGTTTGACATTGATTTTGTTATCATCGGACCTCAAGGAGTCATTGTGTTGGAGGTCAAAAACTTTAGCGATCAGAGAACTTTTATTGAGGATGAATACTATCAGGTTAAAGATGGACAGAGATACGTCTTGTCCGTCGATTTCGATCCTAGATTTCAGGTACAATTGCATGTTTATTATCTCAGAAAGTATTTGGAGGATAACGGGCTTCGCGACGTCAGAATTTTAAAAGCTATTGTTTTTCCTAAAAGCGACGCGGCAAATGTTATTGGAAGCGTTGGCGTCTATATCGCAAGCGGACTTGATGCGTTAAAGAGGTTTTTTGATGGTGCAACTTTTGACCCTAGATATACGTCGGAACTTCGATCAAGAATCAAAGCAGTTTTATCGAAATAAGTTATACCCCTTATTCACGCGCCTGCCCGCCGAAAGAGGGAATGGGTGAACGATATTTTTCCGCTTGCGTTTTTTTGAGAAAGTTTCGCGGAAATTTTATGCACACTCGCCGTGAAGAGCCGAGTGCTATACTAAAAGTAAGGAGAAATAAATTATTAATTAATTTAATCGAGACGAACTTCGAGGCTTCAGCGATGAAGTCTTGAATCATCTCTAGGGGCCAAAATATATGGCAAAAAAGTCGCTCACGAAAGCAAAGGTTTCAAAAAAGGTTGCGGTGTCGAAGGTGTTTCAGTTCACGCGAAAACGCGATGGCCGGATTGTTCCATTTGATCAAACGCGCATCACCGAAGCGTTATTGAAAGCGCTCCATGCCTCGGGCGAGGGTAATGGACGGGATGCAAAAAAGATTTCCGACCGCGTGGTGAAAGTTCTGTTGAAAAAGTTTTCTCCAACCTATGTGTTGAGCATTGAAGAGATTCAGGATTCCGCGGAAAATGCCCTTATCCTCCTTGATTACGCAAAAACCGCGAAGGCATATATTTTGTATCGTAAAGAACGCGAGCGGTTGCGCGAAGCGCGCAAAGAAGTGCCGGCGGCGGTGAAACAGCTGGTCGCCGCGAGTAAAAAGTATTTCAAAAATCCGCTGGCGGAGTTTGTATATTACCGCACCTATTCGCGCTGGATTGACGAAGATGGTCGCCGCGAGACTTGGATTGAGACCGCGGGACGCTATATGGCTTTTATGAAGGAGAATTTGGGCGACAAGCTTTCCGAAAAAGAATATGGCGAAGTCCACGAGGCGATTTTGAACCAGCAGGCGATGCCGTCCATGCGTTTGTTGCAGTTCGCGGGCAAAGCCGCGCGGAAAACAAATGTCTGCGCCTATAATTGCTCGTTTATCGCGCCGACGCGTTTTGAAGATTTCGCCGAAATTGTCTATATCTCTATGTGCGGCACGGGTGTAGGGTTTTCCGTGGAGCATCAGAATGTGGAAAAACTTCCGCAAATTGAACGGCAAACGGGCGAAAAACTTCCGGACTATGTGATTGAAGACAGCAAGGAAGGATGGGCGGATTCGCTACTTTTCGGCATGAAAACGTGGTTTGCCGGCAAGGACGTGGTGTTTGACTATTCTGGATTGCGTGCCGCGGGCGTACGGTTGAAAACCATGGGCGGACGATCATCCGGCCCCGCGCCGTTGCACGAACTACTGGACTTTACACGGCGGAAAATTTTGGCAAAACAGGGGCGACGGCTCGGGACGATTGATGTGCACGACATCATCTGCAAAATCGGCGAGATTGTGGTGTCGGGCGGCGTGCGCCGCAGTGCCTTGATTTCGCTTTCGGATTTGGACGATCCGGAAATGCGCGACGCGAAGAACGGCCAGTTTTATTTGACCGAACCCCAACGGAGCTTGGCGAATAACTCGGCGGTCTATAATGAAAAGCCGACCGCGAGCCAGTTTCTGGATGAATGGGTGTCGCTCGCGAAGAGCGGAACAGGGGAGCGCGGCATCTTTAACCGCGGAGGATTGCACACCATGCTTCCGAAGCGCCGCATTAAGGCGTTGAAGGGATATTTGGGTAACTTGGGTACTAATCCGTGCGGAGAAATTATTTTGCAGTCGCGGCAATTCTGCAACTTATCTGAAGTGGTGGCGCGCCCCGAAGACACCGAAGCGACGCTTTTGGAAAAAGTGCGCGTCGCGACGATTGTGGGCACCTATCAGTCAACGCTCACGAATTTTGGCTATCTTTCCAAAGAGTGGAGGGAAAATTGCGAGGCGGAGCGTTTACTCGGCGTTTCGGTCACCGGCCAGTGGGATTGCGAAGCGGCGCGTAACCCCGAAGTGCTTCGCAAGATGCGCGATACGGCAATCCGCGTCAATGAAGAATACGCGAAACGGTTTGGTGTCGGTGCGTCCACCTGTATCACGTGCGTGAAGCCGTCGGGCAATCTTTCACAAACTGTGGATGCCTCCTCCGGCATGCACACGCGCTATGCGGAGTATTATATCCGCCGTGTGCGCATTTCGGCAACGGACAGTTTGTTCAAAATGCTCAAGGATCAGAAACTTCCGTATCATCCGGAAGTGGGGCAGTCGGCGGACACCGCCAATACATATGTCTTGGAGTTTCCGGTTAAGGCTCCCGAGGGAGCGGTGACGCGCAAAGATATCACCGCGCTTGTTCAGCTGGAACACTGGAAGCTCGTGAAGACTAACTACACCGAGCATAACCCTTCGGTCACGGTGTATGTTGCCGAAAACGAGTGGATCATGGTGGCGAACTGGTTGTATAACAATTGGGAATACATCGGCGGCCTCTCGTTCTTGCCGAAGGACAACCACGTGTATGCCTTGGCGCCATACGAAGAAATTACCAAGGAGCGGTACGAGGAGCTTCTCGCGAAGT
Above is a genomic segment from bacterium containing:
- the hisS gene encoding histidine--tRNA ligase, whose product is MPQKDKKVSEKGKVKAPFQSPKGMHDILPLEEPYWEKLRRDLRAVAEVYNFRRIDTTLLETTDLFERSLGATSDIVEKQMFSFRTKGGDMLVLRPEGTASVMRAYIQHGMSHMGTPLKLYYIGPMFRYEQPQAGRLRQLHQAGFEILGGDEDAVYDAQIMLACYRFIESTKVKQLMVHINSIGCKNCRPNYRKKLTDYYTGRGGNTNKEKLICKDCRRRLETNPLRLLDCKVSGCIELKKDAPVMLDQLCSFCKNHFKNVLEYVEELKIPYTLDHALVRGLDYYNRTVFEIFTEGEAPADPKAEGALKGVPRKFDFALAGGGRFDYLAEMIGGRPTSAVGGAVGLDRLIEVMKAFGTAPLRTIEKVFLIHIGDLAKKKSLAIIELLHHEGITTAETLGKESLKAQLRSADKGGAPMALIFGQKEALEGSIIIRDLRTGAQETVPLHKMAGEVKRRLK
- a CDS encoding HIT family protein, which encodes MNCLFCNIATKEISARIVYEDDATLAFLDIHPRTMGHTVIIPKTHTENIVMAPEALITPTFLTVKKITVMLQHTLSPKGFTIGINHGRISGQAVDHLHVHVIPRYEGDGGGSIHSVVNYSSLLSLDEVAAKIKQN
- a CDS encoding bS21 family ribosomal protein, with amino-acid sequence MSVEVRKKEGESASSLLYRFTKKVQQSGVLKEAKKRRFHKRAQSGLKRKLSALHRVGKKVEMDRMRKLGLTPER
- a CDS encoding GatB/YqeY domain-containing protein; its protein translation is MLKEKITADIKEAMKSGAAERLGVLRMLSSAIGNRKIEKRAKTGKDEDLTDDEVMEVIGKEAKKRKESIAVFVSGGRSDLAAQEEKELVILGAYLPAQMSEADTVAAVTRIVDAAPVKELGPVMKAVMAELKGKADSSLVSRLVKERLGA
- the ybeY gene encoding rRNA maturation RNase YbeY → MLQIILTAEKKFGRYASRARAMLRFLGRLVKEKAAVEVHLVGNAVMNKNVLSYVSPRKFFRPDISGKALGEIYLNPTYIAAHGEDVDLMLVHGFLHLLGYDHKRKSDRIKMEKKEDALLKQFYRSKSS
- the ftsA gene encoding cell division protein FtsA — translated: MKSRFIVGLDIGSLAIKAAVLEQKSDGSLVLQYATKAPVEGMRKGMVDDLGAVTRSVNVVLADIRQIHKNAAKHIYLSIGTPNVRVQISKGIVAVSRADFEIFNDDIGHAIEAAESVKLPANRMVIHTITDEFVVDDVADIKDPLGMIGHRLEAKSMIIDAFAPAVKNITRAVEVAGGGIAGLIFGPIAGARSVFSKNQRELGTVLLDIGFSTTGIALYQEHKLLHTNIFPYGSGHITNDLTHGLKISVEAAEGVKLAYGAAFAKDVSVRETVDISKFEPHARGSITRRFIADIVEARLAEILEFVNNDLKAVNKSGQLPGGVVLVGGGAKTPGLVDLVRQELRLPTRVGIPDLSMFQIPSAELAATVEDPEYACALGLVLWGVDKSGEGVRVKGDAFGWLKKLVSYIVP
- the ftsZ gene encoding cell division protein FtsZ, whose product is MKQNGSNKKSAAKNKVIRPSYAANIKVVGVGGGGCSAVSRMRDSMDFKGIDFIAINTDVQDLDYCNAKKRIYIGKNLTKGLGTGMNPELGRQAAEENRSEIVESLKGADLVFITTGLGGGTGSGASPVIAEAAREAGALTVAVVTKPFSFEGVQRGRIAGEALTKLKEKVDTYIVVPNDRIFSIISKDTPIMKAFEVIDNVLKSAISGIAELIAMHGLVNVDFADVKATMQNTGGAVVTVGYAGGAERATNAVNAAINSPLLETSIEGARSVLFSVSGGRDLRMNEINDIAKVIVGAIDQNARIIFGAYHDKKLKVGQLKVTLIATNFNGGGVQKGAETPATSLFASTAAEIKTERAGLAGATLAATKDMKDAANDMKKEADKNAAVTKKKSNEIWDIPTFLRRNKRGDV
- a CDS encoding nuclease-related domain-containing protein, yielding MTYPRKLYLIAQIKLWGILFAMVVFLYLDLRYFFSNTSFTLKTVELLLATFIGYIFYPIHSAFQKRVDEIQEKILIEAGSAKLGFKGEDKVAEWLEESLPTDKYSILRNVTLPEHKFDIDFVIIGPQGVIVLEVKNFSDQRTFIEDEYYQVKDGQRYVLSVDFDPRFQVQLHVYYLRKYLEDNGLRDVRILKAIVFPKSDAANVIGSVGVYIASGLDALKRFFDGATFDPRYTSELRSRIKAVLSK
- a CDS encoding ATP cone domain-containing protein, with protein sequence MAKKSLTKAKVSKKVAVSKVFQFTRKRDGRIVPFDQTRITEALLKALHASGEGNGRDAKKISDRVVKVLLKKFSPTYVLSIEEIQDSAENALILLDYAKTAKAYILYRKERERLREARKEVPAAVKQLVAASKKYFKNPLAEFVYYRTYSRWIDEDGRRETWIETAGRYMAFMKENLGDKLSEKEYGEVHEAILNQQAMPSMRLLQFAGKAARKTNVCAYNCSFIAPTRFEDFAEIVYISMCGTGVGFSVEHQNVEKLPQIERQTGEKLPDYVIEDSKEGWADSLLFGMKTWFAGKDVVFDYSGLRAAGVRLKTMGGRSSGPAPLHELLDFTRRKILAKQGRRLGTIDVHDIICKIGEIVVSGGVRRSALISLSDLDDPEMRDAKNGQFYLTEPQRSLANNSAVYNEKPTASQFLDEWVSLAKSGTGERGIFNRGGLHTMLPKRRIKALKGYLGNLGTNPCGEIILQSRQFCNLSEVVARPEDTEATLLEKVRVATIVGTYQSTLTNFGYLSKEWRENCEAERLLGVSVTGQWDCEAARNPEVLRKMRDTAIRVNEEYAKRFGVGASTCITCVKPSGNLSQTVDASSGMHTRYAEYYIRRVRISATDSLFKMLKDQKLPYHPEVGQSADTANTYVLEFPVKAPEGAVTRKDITALVQLEHWKLVKTNYTEHNPSVTVYVAENEWIMVANWLYNNWEYIGGLSFLPKDNHVYALAPYEEITKERYEELLAKFPDVDFSQIFVYEHQDETENAKELACVAGVCEIS